One Glycine soja cultivar W05 chromosome 2, ASM419377v2, whole genome shotgun sequence genomic region harbors:
- the LOC114396923 gene encoding laccase-3-like → MKIIHLSGKSCCSWFLLGLLSIIASLASAAENHYHEFVIQTVPVKRLCRTQNILTVNGQFPGPTVEARNGDSLAIKVVNAGPYNISIHWHGLRMLRNPWADGPSYVTQCPIQPGGSYTYRFTIQNQEGTLWWHAHTGFLRATVYGALIIYPKLGSPYPFSMPKREYPLLLAEWFNRDPMVLLRQTQFTGAPPNVSVAYTINGQPGDLYRCSSQETVRVPVDAGETILLRIINSALNQELFFTIANHRMTVVATDAAYTKPFTTNVLMIGPGQTINVLVTADQTPGRYYMAARAYQTAMNAAFDNTTTTAILEYKSATCSKKNGQLPRPILPVLPAFNDTATATAYTAGIRGLSKINVFTNVDVSLYFIVGLGLINCTNPNSPRCQGPNGTRFAASINNHSFVLPTTTSLMQAYYNGIPGVFTTDFPPVPPVQFNYTGNVPRGLWTPARGTKLFKLKYGSNVQIVLQDTSIVTTEDHPMHVHGFHFFVVGSGFGNFNPATDPARFNLVDPPVRNTIGTPPGGWVAIRFVADNPGIWFLHCHIDSHLNWGLGTALLVENGVGPSQSVIPPPPDLPQC, encoded by the exons ATGAAGATTATCCACCTCTCTGGCAAGTCATGTTGCTCTTGGTTCTTACTAGGCCTACTCTCTATCATTGCTTCCCTTGCTTCAGCTGCAGAGAATCACTACCATGAGTTTGtt ATTCAAACTGTGCCAGTGAAGAGGCTGTGCAGAACCCAAAACATACTCACTGTAAATGGCCAGTTTCCTGGCCCAACAGTGGAAGCAAGAAATGGAGATTCCCTTGCAATTAAAGTAGTCAATGCTGGACCATACAACATCTCCATCCACTG GCATGGGTTAAGGATGTTGAGAAATCCATGGGCAGATGGGCCTAGTTATGTGACTCAGTGTCCCATTCAACCAGGGGGAAGTTACACATACCGCTTTACAATCCAAAACCAAGAGGGCACACTATGGTGGCATGCTCACACTGGTTTTCTAAGAGCCACTGTCTATGGAGCTCTCATCATTTATCCAAAATTAGGTTCTCCTTATCCTTTCTCTATGCCTAAGAGAGAATATCCCCTCCTTCTTG CGGAATGGTTTAATAGGGATCCAATGGTTCTCTTAAGACAGACACAATTCACAGGAGCACCTCCAAATGTATCTGTTGCATACACAATTAACGGTCAACCCGGAGATCTCTACAGATGTTCAagtcaag AAACTGTTCGAGTTCCAGTTGATGCTGGCGAGACAATTCTCTTGAGAATCATCAACAGTGCACTCAATCAAGAACTCTTCTTCACAATTGCAAACCACAGGATGACTGTTGTTGCTACTGATGCTGCTTACACCAAGCCTTTCACCACTAATGTCCTCATGATAGGTCCTGGTCAGACAATCAATGTCCTGGTCACTGCTGATCAAACCCCCGGGCGATACTACATGGCAGCGCGCGCATATCAAACCGCGATGAATGCTGCATTTGACAACACCACCACCACTGCAATCCTAGAATACAAATCCGCCACCTGCAGCAAAAAAAATGGACAGCTCCCGAGACCAATTCTGCCAGTGTTGCCGGCTTTCAACGACACAGCCACAGCAACAGCATACACAGCTGGGATCAGAGGCCTTTCCAAGATCAATGTCTTCACAAATGTTGATGTGAGCCTATATTTCATTGTTGGGTTGGGGCTAATCAACTGCACAAATCCTAATAGTCCAAGATGCCAAGGTCCAAACGGAACCCGATTCGCGGCTAGCATAAACAACCATTCCTTTGTGCTCCCAACAACCACATCCTTAATGCAAGCCTACTATAATGGTATTCCTGGTGTTTTCACCACAGACTTTCCTCCAGTTCCTCCAGTGCAATTCAATTACACCGGCAATGTACCCCGGGGGCTGTGGACTCCTGCAAGAGGAACTAAGCTcttcaagttgaagtatggttCCAATGTGCAAATTGTTCTACAGGACACAAGCATAGTGACTACTGAGGACCACCCTATGCATGTTCATGGATTCCACTTCTTTGTAGTTGGTTCAGGCTTTGGAAACTTCAATCCGGCAACTGATCCTGCAAGGTTTAACCTTGTGGACCCGCCTGTGAGGAACACCATAGGAACACCACCAGGAGGATGGGTGGCCATTCGTTTCGTGGCTGATAATCCAG GAATTTGGTTCTTGCATTGTCACATAGACTCACATCTGAATTGGGGTCTGGGAACGGCACTTTTGGTAGAAAATGGAGTTGGCCCATCACAGTCAGTGATTCCTCCACCACCGGATCTGCCACAGTGTTAA
- the LOC114396929 gene encoding sorting nexin 2B-like isoform X1, which translates to MMEDHPLSAPKDEMENLVLHDGADDNGNGNDGAGAKSPFSSNYRSAMSTLSESHHHPLSPPILATPADSDPLLSPNPGSPDSSSYIDPPSYADAVFTPFDDDTNDVESSPSSPISLSRSPSSSSEYLKITVSNPVKEQETSNSIVPGSNSYVTYLVTTKTNIPEFGASGADFAVRRRFRDVVTLSDRLAEAYRGFFIPPRPDKSVVESQVMQKQEFVEQRRMALEKYLRRLATHPVIRKSDEFRVFLQVQGRLPLPATTDVASRVLDGASKLPKQLMGESVIAPHEVVQPARGGMDLMRLFKELRQSVANDWGGSRPSVVEEDKEFMEKKEKINELEQQINGASQQAESLVKAQQDMGETMGELGLAFIKLTKFENEEAIMNSQRVRAADMKGVATAAVKASRLFRELNAQTVKHLQDTLHEYLGLMLAVHSAFSDRSSALLTVQTLLSELSSLESRAEKLEVASSKIFGADKSRVRKLEELQETIRATEDAKNVAIREYERIKENNRSELERLDKERQADFLNMLKGFVVNQVGYAEKIANVWTKVVEDTRGYVDEST; encoded by the exons ATGATGGAGGACCACCCTCTCTCTGCGCCCAAAGACGAAATGGAAAACCTCGTACTCCACGACGGCGCGGACGACAACGGCAACGGCAACGATGGCGCCGGTGCAAAATCACCGTTCTCCTCCAATTACCGCAGCGCCATGTCCACGCTCTCCGAATCTCACCACCACCCTCTCTCTCCACCGATCCTCGCCACTCCCGCCGACTCCGATCCCCTCCTCTCCCCAAACCCTGGCTCCCCCGACTCCTCTTCTTACATCGACCCTCCCTCCTACGCCGACGCCGTTTTCACACCCTTCGATGACGACACTAACGACGTCGAGTCTTCTCCGTCTTCGCCAATTTCCCTCTCTCGATCTCCGTCTTCGAGTTCGGAGTATCTAAAGATAACCGTTTCGAACCCTGTCAAGGAGCAAGAAACATCGAATTCGATTGTTCCTGGTAGCAACAGTTACGTGACCTACTTGGTCACCACGAAGACGAACATTCCGGAATTCGGCGCCTCCGGCGCCGATTTCGCGGTCCGGCGGCGGTTCCGTGACGTGGTGACGCTCTCTGATCGGCTCGCAGAGGCGTACCGCGGGTTTTTCATCCCGCCGCGGCCGGACAAGAGCGTGGTGGAGAGCCAGGTGATGCAGAAGCAGGAGTTCGTGGAGCAGAGGAGAATGGCGCTGGAGAAGTACCTGCGGCGGCTGGCGACGCATCCGGTGATCAGGAAGAGCGACGAGTTCAGGGTGTTTTTGCAGGTGCAGGGGAGGCTGCCGCTGCCGGCAACCACCGACGTGGCGTCGAGGGTGCTCGACGGCGCATCGAAGCTTCCCAAGCAGTTGATGGGGGAGAGTGTGATTGCGCCGCACGAGGTTGTGCAGCCTGCGAGAGGAGGGATGGATTTGATGAGGCTGTTCAAGGAGTTGAGGCAGTCTGTGGCCAATGATTGGGGAGGTTCCAGGCCTTCTGTTGTGGAGGAGGATAAGGAGTTTatggagaagaaggaaaagattAATGAGCTTGAGCAGCAGATCAATGGTGCATCTCAACAG GCTGAATCACTTGTTAAAGCACAGCAAGATATGGGAGAAACAATGGGAGAACTAGGTCTGGCATTTATTAAATTGACAAAATTTGAGAATGAAGAGGCTATCATGAACTCTCAGAGGGTACGGGCTGCTGACATGAAAGGTGTAGCAACAGCTGCTGTGAAAGCTAGCAGATTGTTTCGAGAATTAAATGCTCAGACTGTGAAACATTTg CAGGACACGCTTCATGAGTATCTTGGATTAATGTTGGCTGTTCATAGTGCATTCTCGGATCGTTCAAGTGCATTATTGACGGTGCAGACTCTTCTGTCAGAATTGTCTTCTTTGGAGTCAAGAGCTGAAAAACTTGAAGTGGCCTCATCTAAAATTTTTGGGGCTGACAAATCAAGGGTTCGTAAGTTGGAGGAGCTACAAGAAACTATAAGAGCCACTGAAGATGCAAAGAATGTTGCAATTAGAGAATATGAGCGGATCAAG GAAAACAATAGGAGTGAACTTGAAAGGCTTGATAAAGAGAGGCAGGCTGACTTCTTAAACATGTTGAAAGGATTTGTAGTTAATCAG GTGGGGTATGCTGAGAAAATAGCAAACGTCTGGACAAAAGTTGTTGAAGATACCCGTGGATATGTGGATGAAAGCACTTGA
- the LOC114396940 gene encoding exocyst complex component EXO70B1-like, translating into MLIEIQSWLRQPKVWRFVCFISSVVGLLCYALSSSFNHMFGKWSWWKILLYIVFSCIICIAVLFAKAWESSNSLRLEAHTAFLVLMITSVYSFFVDKVVKGKPDACSLVSCAAFAIMSLCLSRLSRFGFEVDLLYFFSSLLTIQLMKIKVWLVFVGGCFSYSLIKLRSTLDSLLIHGDLVLQVIDQDIESGSLSSEINSSASQLDSPQAIITSPGNANALAGATLENKDLAFLVAQVRSDSHQSNSNSNSHGDDRQFYPLLPFNHSSLKDKSWRPEKMNREWVQLREQRASSLIELLENQIEVLKKKNGSIIGAMSKHVDRCLKTNLVYDDQIPVPQIDHDDNLVVDALQFDDDDNIVGDLGATARLMVMAGIEEECCRVYCCWRREFLNESLSTFGLQVQDLNMEDIDNKEKIQCSIKALNVFVRLLFPNERRLCHHIFGKFISSADFAFTEVCRESATRLLSTADALANSFRNTFEELMYEFELVFSGEYSKSIKKDARSVQRSLDIFKDSENLLTCGSGGLLPITHELMKYISDNAIETKSRLNQASQGMLSPSVQVARIARLFERSLKANSKNYNNPSLGYVFILNNRSYIDRHVDPYGLGPIGYDWLQKNKRKIEKNYKLYLTKSWTKIFNFLKLDINEAEANVAVKLMTDKLRSFNQHFDDICNDQSTWLVFDKQLREQIIKSIENILLLAYGNFIGRLQDLLGNHANEYIKYGMIDVQDRLNNLFLVRE; encoded by the coding sequence ATGCTCATTGAGATTCAGAGTTGGCTGCGGCAGCCAAAGGTATGGAGGTTTGTGTGTTTTATTTCATCTGTTGTTGGACTGCTCTGTTACGCTCTCAGCTCTTCTTTCAATCATATGTTCGGTAAGTGGAGCTGGTGGAAGATATTACTCTATATTGTTTTTAGTTGTATTATCTGTATTGCTGTCTTGTTTGCAAAGGCATGGGAGTCCTCCAACTCTCTCCGGTTAGAAGCTCACACTGCTTTTTTGGTTTTGATGATCACTTCTGTATACTCATTTTTCGTTGATAAAGTAGTGAAAGGGAAACCAGATGCATGTAGTCTGGTTTCCTGTGCTGCATTTGCTATTATGTCTTTATGTTTGTCAAGACTGTCTCGCTTCGGATTTGAGGTTGATCTCCTATATTTTTTCAGCAGTCTTCTAACTATACAactcatgaaaataaaagtatggtTAGTCTTTGTTGGAGGGTGTTTCAGTTATTCCCTCATTAAACTTCGTTCCACTTTGGACAGTCTACTAATACATGGGGATCTTGTACTCCAAGTCATAGATCAAGACATTGAAAGTGGTTCACTTTCATCAGAAATCAATAGCAGTGCTTCTCAACTGGATTCACCCCAAGCTATTATTACTAGTCCTGGTAATGCTAATGCACTAGCTGGTGCTACTCTAGAAAATAAGGATCTAGCATTCCTAGTCGCTCAAGTCCGTTCAGATTCACACCAAAGCAACAGCAACAGCAATAGTCATGGTGATGATAGGCAATTTTATCCTCTCCTACCTTTCAATCACTCCAGCCTTAAAGACAAAAGTTGGAGACCAGAGAAAATGAATAGAGAATGGGTGCAGCTGCGGGAGCAACGCGCATCCTCTTTAATTGAGCTTCTCGAGAATCAAATAGAGGTGCTTAAGAAGAAGAATGGTAGCATTATTGGCGCAATGTCCAAGCATGTAGACCGATGCCTTAAAACTAATCTTGTTTATGATGACCAGATTCCGGTGCCACAAATAGATCACGATGACAACTTGGTGGTGGATGCTTTGCAATTTGATGATGACGACAATATTGTCGGTGACCTTGGTGCTACTGCGAGGCTGATGGTGATGGCAGGGATTGAGGAGGAATGCTGCAGAGTGTACTGTTGTTGGAGGAGGGAGTTTCTGAATGAGAGTCTCTCCACATTTGGATTACAAGTGCAAGATCTCAACATGGAGGACATTGACAACAAGGAGAAGATTCAGTGTTCGATAAAAGCTTTGAATGTATTTGTTAGGTTACTCTTTCCCAATGAAAGGAGACTCTGTCATCACATCTTTGGAAAGTTCATTTCCTCTGCAGATTTTGCTTTCACGGAGGTTTGCAGGGAATCTGCTACTCGTCTACTGAGCACTGCCGATGCCTTGGCAAATTCCTTCCGCAACACATTTGAGGAGCTGATGTATGAGTTTGAATTAGTGTTTTCTGGTGAGTACagtaaatcaataaaaaaggaTGCGCGCAGTGTCCAGAGGAGTTTGGACATTTTTAAAGATTCAGAAAATCTTCTTACTTGTGGAAGTGGTGGACTTCTTCCTATTACACATGAATTGATGAAGTACATTAGTGATAATGCCATAGAAACAAAAAGTCGCCTTAACCAAGCTTCACAGGGAATGCTTTCACCTTCTGTGCAAGTAGCCAGAATAGCAAGGCTGTTCGAGAGGAGTTTGAAAGCTAActcaaaaaattacaataacccTTCTTTGGGTTATGTTTTCATCCTGAACAATCGGAGCTACATAGACCGACATGTGGATCCGTACGGATTGGGACCTATTGGCTATGATTGgctccaaaaaaacaaaagaaaaatagaaaaaaactataaactctATCTGACAAAGTCATGGACTAAGATTTTCAACTTTTTGAAGTTGGACATCAATGAGGCAGAGGCTAATGTTGCGGTCAAGTTAATGACAGACAAGCTCCGTTCCTTCAACCAACACTTTGATGATATATGCAACGATCAGTCTACGTGGCTTGTCTTTGATAAGCAGTTAAgggaacaaataataaaatccaTAGAAAACATCTTGTTGCTAGCATATGGAAACTTCATTGGGAGGTTGCAGGATCTTCTTGGTAATCATGCTAACGAGTACATCAAGTATGGAATGATTGACGTTCAAGATCGACTCAACAATTTGTTTCTTGTAAGGGAGTAG
- the LOC114396929 gene encoding sorting nexin 2B-like isoform X2 gives MMEDHPLSAPKDEMENLVLHDGADDNGNGNDGAGAKSPFSSNYRSAMSTLSESHHHPLSPPILATPADSDPLLSPNPGSPDSSSYIDPPSYADAVFTPFDDDTNDVESSPSSPISLSRSPSSSSEYLKITVSNPVKEQETSNSIVPGSNSYVTYLVTTKTNIPEFGASGADFAVRRRFRDVVTLSDRLAEAYRGFFIPPRPDKSVVESQVMQKQEFVEQRRMALEKYLRRLATHPVIRKSDEFRVFLQVQGRLPLPATTDVASRVLDGASKLPKQLMGESVIAPHEVVQPARGGMDLMRLFKELRQSVANDWGGSRPSVVEEDKEFMEKKEKINELEQQINGASQQAESLVKAQQDMGETMGELGLAFIKLTKFENEEAIMNSQRVRAADMKGVATAAVKASRLFRELNAQTVKHLDTLHEYLGLMLAVHSAFSDRSSALLTVQTLLSELSSLESRAEKLEVASSKIFGADKSRVRKLEELQETIRATEDAKNVAIREYERIKENNRSELERLDKERQADFLNMLKGFVVNQVGYAEKIANVWTKVVEDTRGYVDEST, from the exons ATGATGGAGGACCACCCTCTCTCTGCGCCCAAAGACGAAATGGAAAACCTCGTACTCCACGACGGCGCGGACGACAACGGCAACGGCAACGATGGCGCCGGTGCAAAATCACCGTTCTCCTCCAATTACCGCAGCGCCATGTCCACGCTCTCCGAATCTCACCACCACCCTCTCTCTCCACCGATCCTCGCCACTCCCGCCGACTCCGATCCCCTCCTCTCCCCAAACCCTGGCTCCCCCGACTCCTCTTCTTACATCGACCCTCCCTCCTACGCCGACGCCGTTTTCACACCCTTCGATGACGACACTAACGACGTCGAGTCTTCTCCGTCTTCGCCAATTTCCCTCTCTCGATCTCCGTCTTCGAGTTCGGAGTATCTAAAGATAACCGTTTCGAACCCTGTCAAGGAGCAAGAAACATCGAATTCGATTGTTCCTGGTAGCAACAGTTACGTGACCTACTTGGTCACCACGAAGACGAACATTCCGGAATTCGGCGCCTCCGGCGCCGATTTCGCGGTCCGGCGGCGGTTCCGTGACGTGGTGACGCTCTCTGATCGGCTCGCAGAGGCGTACCGCGGGTTTTTCATCCCGCCGCGGCCGGACAAGAGCGTGGTGGAGAGCCAGGTGATGCAGAAGCAGGAGTTCGTGGAGCAGAGGAGAATGGCGCTGGAGAAGTACCTGCGGCGGCTGGCGACGCATCCGGTGATCAGGAAGAGCGACGAGTTCAGGGTGTTTTTGCAGGTGCAGGGGAGGCTGCCGCTGCCGGCAACCACCGACGTGGCGTCGAGGGTGCTCGACGGCGCATCGAAGCTTCCCAAGCAGTTGATGGGGGAGAGTGTGATTGCGCCGCACGAGGTTGTGCAGCCTGCGAGAGGAGGGATGGATTTGATGAGGCTGTTCAAGGAGTTGAGGCAGTCTGTGGCCAATGATTGGGGAGGTTCCAGGCCTTCTGTTGTGGAGGAGGATAAGGAGTTTatggagaagaaggaaaagattAATGAGCTTGAGCAGCAGATCAATGGTGCATCTCAACAG GCTGAATCACTTGTTAAAGCACAGCAAGATATGGGAGAAACAATGGGAGAACTAGGTCTGGCATTTATTAAATTGACAAAATTTGAGAATGAAGAGGCTATCATGAACTCTCAGAGGGTACGGGCTGCTGACATGAAAGGTGTAGCAACAGCTGCTGTGAAAGCTAGCAGATTGTTTCGAGAATTAAATGCTCAGACTGTGAAACATTTg GACACGCTTCATGAGTATCTTGGATTAATGTTGGCTGTTCATAGTGCATTCTCGGATCGTTCAAGTGCATTATTGACGGTGCAGACTCTTCTGTCAGAATTGTCTTCTTTGGAGTCAAGAGCTGAAAAACTTGAAGTGGCCTCATCTAAAATTTTTGGGGCTGACAAATCAAGGGTTCGTAAGTTGGAGGAGCTACAAGAAACTATAAGAGCCACTGAAGATGCAAAGAATGTTGCAATTAGAGAATATGAGCGGATCAAG GAAAACAATAGGAGTGAACTTGAAAGGCTTGATAAAGAGAGGCAGGCTGACTTCTTAAACATGTTGAAAGGATTTGTAGTTAATCAG GTGGGGTATGCTGAGAAAATAGCAAACGTCTGGACAAAAGTTGTTGAAGATACCCGTGGATATGTGGATGAAAGCACTTGA